From the genome of Bdellovibrionota bacterium:
CCTCGACCGCCAATAAAATAAGGACAATTGAATCTACGAATCCTTTGTTTTATGTTTGAGGCACCTTGAATCGTGAAACGAGTCTTTTGGAAGTTGAGGTCTAGATGCCTGAAATTTCTAGGTTTTTTGGAGTTGTGATCGCAATTTTCTATAACGACCACTCGCCTGCTCACTTTCATGTCCGGTATGAGGAACCGCTGGTACCGATTGCGCCCTTGGAGTAGAGAGGAAGACAAATGATTTGGGTCAGGAACGCACGGCATATCAAAGATTTTCAGGTGGAGGTTTCCTTCAATGAAGGAACCACTTTCCGTATAGATTTGAAGAATGAGCTGACGGGCGAGATTTTTCGACCTCTTCGTGATGCCAAGGAATTTTCAAAATTTAAAGTGCATCCCGAGCTGGAAACGCTGGTGTGGGAGAATGGAGCCGATTTTTCTCCCGAATATTTGTACGAGCTGGGTAAGACGCAAAATCGACAGCGGGCTTGATCTCGCGCGAACGACGTATTTGCCGATCTCCAAATTTGCTTAACGATTGTCGCATCAGATCTACGGAAAAGTACACGCGGTGCTTGGTGATAATGCGGGATTGTATGTTGAAAACCGCCATGCTACTTTGCACCATGCGTGAGCCGGGCGATCGCCGCGGGAGCAATCCCGGGGAGGAAAGTCCGAGCACCGAAGAGCAGGATGCTGGGTAACGCCCAGGGCGGGCGACCGCCGGAAAGTGCAACAGAAAGAAAACCGCCGACGGCGGTCTGGGTTTCTCCGGAGGCGCAGACCGATCGGGCAAGGATGAAACGGGGAGGTAAGAGCTCCCCCACGAGAGCCGTGCAAGCGGCCGTGCGGTAAACCCCATCCGGTGCAAGACCAAATAGAGTGACGTTACGAGAGCGGCTCGCTCCAGGTCACCGGGTAGGTCGCTCGAGTTTGCCAGCAATGGCAAGCCTAGAGGAATGATTGCCGCCCGACACCCGCCTAGGACGTCGGGTACAGAACTCGGCTTATAGGCTCACGGAAAAGCCCCCGGACTTAACATCCGGGGGTTTTTTTATTTTGGGTTTTAGGGGTTTTTCGGCCCTTCTTTTTTCTTGGCCTCTTCCTCGAGTTCCTTTTTGGCTTTTTTCACCGGATCCTCGGTCATGCACGTCTTCCCGTTCCAAAAATATCCGCAAGTTTTGCATCGAGATTCTTCCGATGTGGTCGAGCACGTGTTGTTCTCATCGGCGAATGAAGTGCAGGCGGTGAAGCCGCGGTCCGTCCTCTTCCCCTTCGAGCATTCACTTGGCGACATCACGCTGGCAGAGGTGTCCACGCCTTTGTTCACGACCTTGGCCATGACGCAGCAAACGTCCGCCTGCGCCCAGGCGTGGGAAGAAGAAAACAACACGACAAAGGATGACCATAAAATCCATCGATAAATCATGACGGAATCGTAGCAGCAGTCATTTCTTCAGGCAACGGTCGTTCCGTCCGTCCTTGTTGAGGCTGGCGGCGAGAATGGTAGGATGGCTCCCTTCATGAGTCGTTATCTGGTGACCGGCGGTGCGGGATTTATCGGCTCGCACATTGTCGAAACGCTCGCCCGCAAAGGGCACGACGTGATCGTCCTGGACGATCTTTCGACAGGCAAG
Proteins encoded in this window:
- a CDS encoding DUF2442 domain-containing protein, translated to MIWVRNARHIKDFQVEVSFNEGTTFRIDLKNELTGEIFRPLRDAKEFSKFKVHPELETLVWENGADFSPEYLYELGKTQNRQRA